One Leucobacter muris DNA segment encodes these proteins:
- a CDS encoding amidohydrolase, with protein MTSNTTIYRNATVFTGDASVAPRESFAVREGRILAAGDLDAVRLAAGEAEEVDLAGALVTPGVIEGHSHMLMLGESLSKVQLRDAKTVAEVQERLAAARAANPEAPRVLGTSWLFDIFEEGERPTAAMLDAAVPDVPVILDANDLHSVWANTAALEAMGITRETPDPVGGEIVRDENGDATGFLIETAAVKHAWGYLDEVATDDDRDRYLAAAFAAYLETGVTGATEMSFGHPDLAAYRRILDRDGRLPFPVNAHWMLTATGDLESDLAQIAEVASIRDELAARYGDEWLRIAGVKFILDGVIDACTAAMRAPYANGELPGPIWEREFALPTAVAADAAGLQLALHAIGDEASTIALDMVQECIRVNGPRADRRPRVEHLESVADDTIARMAALGVTASMQPVHCDPAVLDHWQAVLGDERAHTGFPWHKFREAGVPLALGTDAPTAPHEAPNNLFIALTAKSALDHSREAYQPQRVFTPANALEALTLGAAYATRRDGEAGRIAAGYRATVVVWSANALTDAPEALLDTEAALTMVDGEVVHGKV; from the coding sequence ATGACCTCGAACACCACGATCTACCGCAATGCGACGGTCTTCACCGGGGATGCCTCGGTCGCTCCCCGCGAGAGCTTCGCGGTGCGCGAGGGCCGGATCCTGGCCGCCGGCGACCTCGACGCCGTGCGCCTCGCGGCCGGCGAGGCCGAGGAGGTCGACCTCGCGGGCGCGCTCGTCACGCCCGGCGTGATCGAGGGGCACTCCCACATGCTCATGCTCGGCGAGTCGCTGTCGAAGGTGCAGCTGCGCGACGCGAAGACCGTGGCCGAGGTGCAGGAACGCCTGGCCGCGGCCCGCGCCGCGAACCCCGAGGCGCCCCGCGTGCTCGGCACCAGCTGGCTGTTCGACATCTTCGAGGAGGGCGAGCGCCCCACCGCCGCGATGCTCGACGCCGCGGTGCCCGACGTGCCGGTGATCCTCGACGCCAACGACCTGCACTCGGTGTGGGCGAACACGGCGGCGCTCGAGGCGATGGGCATCACCCGCGAGACCCCCGACCCGGTCGGCGGCGAGATCGTGCGCGACGAGAACGGCGACGCGACCGGCTTCCTCATCGAGACCGCCGCGGTGAAGCACGCGTGGGGCTACCTCGACGAGGTCGCCACCGACGACGACCGCGACCGCTACCTGGCCGCAGCCTTCGCCGCCTACCTCGAGACGGGCGTCACCGGCGCGACCGAGATGTCGTTCGGCCACCCCGACCTCGCGGCCTACCGCCGCATCCTCGACCGCGACGGGCGCCTCCCCTTCCCCGTGAACGCGCACTGGATGCTGACTGCGACGGGCGACCTCGAATCCGACCTCGCGCAGATCGCGGAGGTCGCGAGCATACGCGACGAGCTCGCGGCGCGGTACGGCGACGAGTGGCTGCGGATCGCGGGCGTGAAGTTCATCCTCGACGGCGTCATCGACGCCTGCACCGCGGCGATGCGCGCGCCCTACGCGAACGGCGAGCTGCCTGGGCCGATCTGGGAGCGCGAGTTCGCGCTGCCGACCGCCGTGGCGGCCGACGCTGCGGGGCTGCAGCTCGCGCTGCACGCGATCGGCGACGAGGCGAGCACGATCGCGCTCGACATGGTGCAGGAGTGCATCCGGGTGAACGGCCCGCGGGCGGATCGCCGCCCCCGCGTCGAGCACCTGGAGTCGGTCGCCGACGACACGATCGCCCGCATGGCGGCGCTCGGCGTCACGGCGTCGATGCAGCCGGTGCACTGCGACCCCGCGGTGCTCGACCACTGGCAGGCGGTGCTCGGCGACGAGCGGGCGCACACCGGCTTCCCGTGGCACAAGTTCCGGGAGGCCGGCGTGCCGCTCGCGCTCGGCACCGACGCGCCGACGGCGCCCCACGAGGCTCCGAACAACCTGTTCATCGCGCTGACGGCGAAGTCGGCGCTCGACCACAGCCGCGAGGCGTACCAGCCGCAGCGCGTGTTCACCCCGGCCAACGCGCTCGAGGCGCTCACGCTCGGCGCGGCGTACGCGACGCGGCGCGACGGCGAGGCGGGGCGCATCGCGGCGGGCTACCGGGCCACGGTCGTCGTGTGGTCGGCGAACGCGCTGACCGACGCCCCCGAGGCGCTGCTCGACACCGAGGCCGCGCTCACGATGGTCGATGGCGAGGTCGTGCACGGCAAGGTGTAG
- a CDS encoding aminopeptidase P family N-terminal domain-containing protein translates to MNALYRWPEYDAVELHRARFARVQQVMREDGLDALLLVGPDHIRYATDFRAHLTNESEWFAALVHREGNAELFLPYIDETIEAPYPAMPWISRVHPVASWSAATANPRTWVRAVAARLSASGTRSRIGIDAVDQSLLAGLREEAPSVEFVPAALRLHRIRRQKHPIELTLLDAVSRVNAGAMEAALGAARVGGTDHEVLAAAMAYQQAAGVEFVTTRSATCATAAATGSPRAAASRRAIRSSSTSGATVPAATRRTRGAPGSSGSPGTSTWPPTSTC, encoded by the coding sequence ATGAACGCTCTGTACCGCTGGCCCGAGTACGACGCCGTCGAACTCCACAGAGCCCGATTCGCGCGCGTGCAGCAGGTCATGCGCGAGGACGGCCTCGACGCGCTGCTGCTCGTGGGCCCCGACCACATCCGCTACGCGACCGACTTCCGCGCGCACCTCACCAACGAGTCGGAGTGGTTCGCGGCGCTCGTTCACCGGGAGGGGAACGCCGAACTCTTCCTGCCGTACATCGACGAGACCATCGAGGCGCCGTATCCCGCCATGCCGTGGATCTCGAGGGTGCACCCCGTGGCGTCGTGGTCGGCGGCCACGGCGAACCCGCGCACCTGGGTGCGCGCGGTGGCCGCGCGGCTCTCGGCTTCCGGCACCCGCTCGAGGATCGGGATCGACGCCGTCGACCAGTCGCTCCTCGCCGGCCTGCGCGAAGAGGCCCCGTCCGTCGAGTTCGTGCCGGCGGCCCTCCGGCTGCACCGCATCCGGCGCCAGAAGCATCCGATCGAGCTGACGCTGCTCGACGCCGTGTCGCGCGTGAACGCCGGTGCGATGGAGGCGGCGCTGGGCGCGGCCCGCGTGGGCGGCACGGATCACGAGGTGCTCGCCGCCGCGATGGCCTACCAGCAGGCGGCCGGGGTCGAGTTCGTCACCACTCGGTCTGCAACCTGCGCAACGGCAGCGGCGACTGGTTCGCCGCGGGCCGCCGCTTCTCGGCGGGCGATCCGTTCTTCTTCGACATCGGGTGCTACGGTCCCGGCGGCTACGCGTCGGACGCGGGGCGCACCGGGTTCGTCGGGGAGCCCAGGGACGAGCACCTGGCCGCCTACGAGCACCTGCTGA
- a CDS encoding TetR/AcrR family transcriptional regulator: MTGPRAVRQHITEERIVEAALALIHDEPSGSFTLAKLAKRLHISAPTIYSHVPNKQYIIERVRSRVVAEIDCSSFERLPWDEALADWARSYANAFVKHPETIPLLTTNPVQAPELVRQYEVIATALLEAGWPPDEIIAVFTVVESFVMGSVLDLVAPVQMVQPADGEEYPLLRSLLGESADVLRAQHTFELGIETMIDGLRRRLERVAVRPV, translated from the coding sequence ATGACGGGCCCCCGCGCAGTGCGGCAGCACATCACGGAGGAGCGCATCGTGGAGGCCGCCCTCGCCCTCATCCACGACGAGCCCTCCGGGTCGTTCACCCTCGCCAAGCTGGCGAAGCGGCTGCACATCAGCGCGCCCACCATCTACAGCCACGTGCCGAACAAGCAGTACATCATCGAGCGGGTCCGCTCCCGCGTCGTCGCCGAGATCGACTGCAGCTCCTTCGAGCGCCTCCCCTGGGACGAAGCCCTCGCCGACTGGGCTCGGTCGTACGCGAACGCGTTCGTGAAGCACCCCGAGACCATCCCCCTGCTGACGACGAATCCCGTGCAGGCGCCCGAGCTCGTGCGCCAGTACGAGGTGATCGCGACGGCGCTCCTCGAAGCCGGCTGGCCCCCAGACGAGATCATCGCCGTGTTCACCGTCGTGGAGAGCTTCGTGATGGGCTCGGTGCTCGATCTCGTCGCCCCGGTGCAGATGGTGCAGCCCGCCGACGGCGAGGAGTACCCGCTGCTGCGCTCGCTGCTCGGCGAGAGCGCCGACGTGCTCCGGGCGCAGCACACGTTCGAACTCGGCATCGAGACGATGATCGACGGCCTGCGCCGGCGACTGGAACGGGTCGCCGTGCGCCCCGTCTAG
- a CDS encoding alpha/beta hydrolase, with amino-acid sequence MTTEASGYTEFSYTDAHGIEIAAYEWAAEEPVGVVQIAHGVGEHAKRYDVFARALTGAGFTVYADDHRGHGETGRRQHEGDLSKLGRLGPGGLRAAEAAILQLTGIARELHPGLPVVMFAHSWGSLMAQRILNEHPRAWDALVLSGSAFRTFKHMESGDLNAKWKTEGANGFEWLSRDAETARTFIADELCFGADIAKLFGVADSLRLFGKPGPGIPSDLPILIVSGAEDPLTRGDGLRQLADAYRRRGVRDVTVKIYPDARHETLNETNRDEVYSDLITWVVDRAGND; translated from the coding sequence ATGACCACCGAAGCAAGCGGGTACACCGAGTTCAGCTACACCGACGCGCACGGCATCGAGATCGCGGCGTACGAGTGGGCCGCCGAGGAGCCCGTCGGCGTGGTGCAGATCGCCCACGGCGTCGGCGAGCACGCCAAGCGCTACGACGTGTTCGCCCGCGCCCTCACGGGCGCGGGCTTCACGGTGTACGCCGACGACCACCGCGGGCACGGTGAGACGGGTCGCCGGCAGCATGAGGGCGACCTGTCGAAGCTCGGCCGCCTCGGTCCGGGCGGCCTGCGGGCGGCGGAGGCCGCGATCCTGCAGCTCACGGGCATCGCCCGCGAGCTGCACCCGGGGCTGCCGGTCGTGATGTTCGCGCACTCGTGGGGCTCGCTCATGGCGCAGCGCATCCTCAACGAGCACCCGCGCGCGTGGGACGCGCTCGTGCTCTCGGGCTCGGCGTTCCGCACCTTCAAGCACATGGAGAGCGGCGACCTCAACGCGAAGTGGAAGACCGAGGGCGCCAACGGCTTCGAGTGGCTCAGCCGCGACGCGGAGACCGCTCGGACCTTCATCGCCGACGAGCTCTGCTTCGGCGCCGACATCGCGAAGCTGTTCGGCGTGGCCGACTCGCTGCGCCTGTTCGGCAAGCCGGGGCCGGGGATCCCGAGCGATCTGCCGATCCTGATCGTGTCTGGCGCCGAGGATCCCCTCACCCGCGGCGACGGCCTGCGGCAGCTCGCCGACGCCTACCGCAGGCGGGGAGTGCGCGACGTCACCGTGAAGATCTACCCCGACGCGAGGCACGAGACGCTCAACGAGACCAACCGCGACGAGGTCTACTCGGATCTCATCACCTGGGTGGTGGATCGAGCGGGCAACGACTGA
- a CDS encoding M24 family metallopeptidase, which translates to MGCYGPGGYASDAGRTGFVGEPRDEHLAAYEHLLTAYHIAQELAVPGARASTLLAAANEYLEAQGLGRTPYAIGHGVGLRICELPTLFSPGLMDDDVALVEGEVIALEPETTVVVDGVETVLKIEDNFVVESHGLRRLTVAPDASEFVSA; encoded by the coding sequence ATCGGGTGCTACGGTCCCGGCGGCTACGCGTCGGACGCGGGGCGCACCGGGTTCGTCGGGGAGCCCAGGGACGAGCACCTGGCCGCCTACGAGCACCTGCTGACGGCCTATCACATCGCGCAGGAGCTCGCCGTTCCCGGGGCGAGGGCCTCGACCCTGCTCGCGGCGGCCAACGAGTACCTCGAGGCGCAGGGGCTCGGTCGCACGCCCTACGCGATCGGGCACGGCGTCGGCCTGAGGATCTGCGAACTGCCGACGCTCTTCTCGCCGGGTCTGATGGACGACGATGTCGCACTCGTCGAGGGCGAGGTGATCGCCCTCGAGCCCGAGACCACCGTCGTGGTGGACGGCGTCGAGACGGTGCTCAAGATCGAGGACAACTTCGTCGTCGAGTCGCACGGCCTCCGCAGGCTCACCGTGGCCCCCGACGCGAGCGAGTTCGTCTCGGCGTGA
- a CDS encoding amidohydrolase produces MPHSRHLLTGGRLWVGDGFETGSLLLRNGRIEQILAPDAPLPDPAPESVVDLAGAAVLPGFVDAHAHPLIAGRELRGAPVREARSREDAVRIVRDYASANPHLPWIVGEGFDLSIDPRGVYFAEDLDRAVPDRPVALRSSDIHTMWANTAALEAAGITRTTPDPTDGVIERDRDGHPSGTLREWGAFMPLLRAIPREPEAETAEALLRGLAALSAEGVTTVQDAWVELEDLDAYLRAARRGLPVRLNLAFRAVPGGWRQQVRDFALAAERVAALELPDFTARTVKFFADGIVEGGTAHVSEPYHGSSCCGVPAWDPEELAAAAEAFDAAGFQLHIHAIGDAGMTSAIDAVQRASERNGARDRRPVIAHAQLVAREDLARLVALDITVAVQPYWAKLDGVVRHLTNGRLRGPREHRQYPFRTMRDAGVRLASSSDYPITTPSPLKAIGVAISRDELGELSRSWIPEERLDLVSAVEAATSAAAYTQFADDGLGRLAVGAPADFVVVPGLSELPLPAELLGARVTATWRNGAPISPTTDTANRPLNESLEGESS; encoded by the coding sequence ATGCCGCATTCGAGACACCTGCTGACCGGGGGCCGTCTCTGGGTCGGAGACGGCTTCGAAACGGGGAGCCTGCTGCTGCGGAACGGGCGGATCGAGCAGATCCTCGCCCCCGACGCGCCCCTTCCCGATCCGGCGCCCGAGAGCGTCGTCGACCTCGCGGGCGCCGCAGTGCTGCCCGGGTTCGTCGACGCGCACGCGCACCCCCTGATCGCCGGGCGCGAGCTGCGGGGAGCCCCCGTCCGAGAGGCCCGCAGCCGCGAGGACGCGGTACGCATCGTGCGCGACTACGCCTCCGCGAACCCGCACCTGCCCTGGATCGTGGGCGAGGGCTTCGACCTCAGCATCGACCCCCGGGGCGTCTACTTCGCCGAGGACCTCGACCGCGCGGTGCCCGATCGGCCCGTCGCGCTCAGGTCGAGCGACATCCACACGATGTGGGCGAACACCGCAGCCCTCGAAGCCGCGGGCATCACGCGCACCACCCCGGACCCGACGGACGGTGTGATCGAGCGCGACCGCGACGGCCACCCGTCGGGCACCCTTCGCGAGTGGGGCGCGTTCATGCCCCTGCTCCGGGCGATCCCCCGGGAGCCGGAGGCGGAGACCGCCGAAGCGCTCCTCCGCGGACTCGCAGCGCTGAGCGCGGAGGGCGTGACCACCGTGCAGGACGCCTGGGTCGAGCTCGAAGACCTCGACGCGTACCTGCGCGCCGCGCGGCGCGGCCTGCCGGTGCGCTTGAACCTCGCCTTCCGCGCCGTTCCCGGCGGCTGGCGGCAGCAGGTGCGCGACTTCGCCCTCGCCGCGGAGCGGGTCGCCGCTCTCGAGCTCCCCGATTTCACCGCCCGCACGGTCAAGTTCTTCGCCGACGGGATCGTCGAGGGCGGCACCGCCCACGTCAGCGAGCCCTACCACGGCAGCTCCTGCTGCGGGGTGCCGGCCTGGGACCCGGAAGAGCTCGCGGCGGCGGCCGAAGCCTTCGACGCGGCCGGCTTCCAGCTGCACATCCACGCCATCGGCGACGCCGGCATGACGAGCGCGATTGACGCCGTGCAGCGCGCCTCGGAGCGCAACGGGGCCCGGGACCGGCGACCGGTGATCGCGCACGCGCAACTCGTCGCGCGCGAAGACCTCGCGCGTCTGGTGGCACTCGACATCACCGTCGCCGTCCAGCCGTACTGGGCGAAACTCGACGGCGTCGTGCGGCACCTGACGAACGGGCGGCTGCGCGGCCCCCGCGAGCACCGGCAGTACCCCTTCAGAACGATGCGCGACGCGGGGGTGCGGCTCGCCTCGTCGAGCGACTACCCCATCACGACGCCCAGCCCGCTCAAGGCGATCGGCGTCGCGATCAGCCGTGACGAGCTCGGCGAGCTCTCGCGGTCGTGGATCCCCGAGGAGCGCCTGGATCTCGTCTCCGCCGTCGAGGCCGCGACCAGCGCCGCCGCCTACACCCAGTTCGCCGACGACGGGCTCGGCCGCCTCGCGGTCGGGGCGCCGGCCGACTTCGTCGTGGTGCCGGGCCTCTCCGAGCTCCCCCTTCCAGCCGAACTGCTCGGCGCCCGGGTCACCGCCACCTGGCGCAACGGCGCGCCGATCAGCCCCACCACAGACACCGCCAACCGACCACTGAACGAATCGCTCGAAGGAGAGTCATCATGA
- a CDS encoding lipoate--protein ligase family protein, with the protein MHGEYKVPGGKLVVVDFDVADGRISGFTLSGDFFLEPDDALDAINGAVEGLSPTSTIEEFATAIRDALPSEVHLLGFTPDSVGVAIRRAVTGAAHWRDYDWQILHEPPVAPVLNAALDEVLTAAVGEGLRGPTLRIWEWNAPAVFIGSFQSVKNEVDEEQAAAHGAQIVRRISGGGAMYMAPEACITYALYVPGELVRGMSFADSYAYLDEWVLEALQALGIDAHYKPLNDITSPQGKIGGAAQKRLGSGAVLHHVTMAYDMDPEVMTKVLRIGREKLSDKGTTSAQKRVDPLRSQTGLTREAVIDKMVEVFKQRHGGTDGEVTEGEWDAAERLVEQKFLTEAWMRRVP; encoded by the coding sequence ATGCACGGCGAGTACAAGGTTCCCGGCGGCAAGCTGGTGGTCGTCGACTTCGACGTGGCCGACGGGCGCATCAGCGGCTTCACGCTCTCGGGCGACTTCTTCCTCGAACCCGACGACGCGCTCGACGCGATCAACGGCGCCGTCGAGGGCTTGAGCCCCACCAGCACCATCGAGGAGTTCGCGACCGCGATCCGCGACGCGCTCCCCTCCGAGGTGCACCTGCTCGGCTTCACACCCGACTCGGTGGGCGTCGCGATCCGCCGCGCGGTCACGGGCGCCGCGCACTGGCGCGACTACGACTGGCAGATCCTGCACGAGCCGCCGGTTGCCCCCGTGCTCAACGCGGCGCTCGACGAGGTGCTCACCGCGGCCGTGGGCGAGGGCCTGCGCGGCCCGACCCTGCGCATCTGGGAGTGGAACGCCCCAGCCGTGTTCATCGGCAGCTTCCAGTCGGTGAAGAACGAGGTCGACGAGGAGCAGGCGGCGGCGCACGGCGCCCAGATCGTGCGCCGCATCTCGGGCGGCGGCGCGATGTACATGGCGCCCGAGGCCTGCATCACCTACGCCCTGTACGTACCGGGCGAGCTCGTGCGCGGCATGAGCTTCGCCGACTCGTACGCGTACCTCGACGAGTGGGTGCTCGAGGCCCTGCAGGCGCTCGGCATCGACGCGCACTACAAGCCGCTCAACGACATCACGAGCCCCCAGGGCAAGATCGGGGGCGCGGCGCAGAAGCGACTCGGATCGGGCGCGGTGCTGCACCACGTCACCATGGCCTACGACATGGATCCCGAGGTCATGACGAAGGTGCTGCGGATCGGGCGCGAGAAGCTCTCCGACAAGGGCACGACGAGCGCGCAGAAGCGGGTGGATCCGCTGCGCAGCCAGACCGGCCTCACGCGCGAGGCCGTCATCGACAAGATGGTCGAGGTGTTCAAGCAGCGGCACGGCGGCACCGA
- a CDS encoding APC family permease, protein MTAAAPVHPTASPPPETGTMKREFTLWSAFSLAFVFVLPIVAMYGIFGLGLATVGPAFWWGWVVTLLGQLTVAIALGVLASRWPLAGGVYQWSRRLVGPRYGWFAGWAYTWALLIALSSVSYSGAVFVALLFGLDATSPPVLVGLAVALLVVTTGVNVAGRRVVKLVATACIAAEIVGSLGVAVYLLVFGREQDPSFLAEGLQAAPGTPLMMTPFVFLVAIAGWSFLGFESASSIAEEVKNPKHAVPRAIVFSLLGVGTVILFTSFAIILAIPDLPEILAASEGDPVIAILAHHFPPVVVDAILAMFVIAFLASLVGIQAAVSRLVWANARENELPAAAWLKRLRGEGGLPTNAILLTGAVSVVALLVLQNPYANTLLVAFTTVGFYAAFSFPVLGLAIARFRGTWQPGERLFMGRFGTAMSWVALFWLALEITNVLWPRESADLWLINAAPLIASAAVAVAGAVVYRLSPVGRGLVESSIALDARTSAAPVIEKEGN, encoded by the coding sequence ATGACCGCAGCAGCCCCGGTGCACCCCACCGCCTCGCCACCGCCCGAGACGGGCACCATGAAGCGCGAGTTCACCCTCTGGTCGGCGTTCTCGCTGGCCTTCGTGTTCGTCTTGCCGATTGTCGCCATGTACGGCATTTTCGGGCTCGGCCTCGCCACCGTGGGCCCCGCGTTCTGGTGGGGCTGGGTCGTGACGCTGCTCGGCCAGCTCACGGTCGCCATCGCGCTGGGCGTCCTCGCCTCGCGCTGGCCGCTCGCCGGTGGCGTCTACCAGTGGTCGCGACGACTCGTCGGCCCGCGCTACGGCTGGTTCGCGGGCTGGGCGTACACCTGGGCGCTGCTCATCGCCCTGAGCTCGGTGTCGTACTCGGGCGCCGTGTTCGTCGCGCTGCTCTTCGGCCTCGACGCGACCTCTCCTCCGGTGCTCGTCGGCCTGGCCGTCGCGCTCCTCGTCGTCACGACCGGCGTGAACGTCGCCGGCCGCCGCGTCGTCAAGCTGGTCGCGACCGCCTGCATCGCCGCCGAGATCGTCGGATCCCTCGGCGTGGCGGTGTACCTGCTCGTCTTCGGTCGCGAGCAGGATCCGTCGTTCCTCGCCGAGGGCCTGCAGGCGGCGCCCGGCACCCCGCTCATGATGACCCCGTTCGTCTTCCTCGTCGCGATCGCCGGATGGTCGTTCCTGGGCTTCGAGAGCGCCAGCAGCATCGCCGAGGAGGTGAAGAACCCGAAGCACGCGGTACCGCGCGCGATCGTGTTCTCGCTGCTCGGGGTCGGCACGGTCATCCTCTTCACGAGCTTCGCGATCATCCTCGCGATCCCCGACCTCCCCGAGATCCTCGCGGCATCGGAGGGCGACCCCGTGATCGCGATCCTCGCGCATCACTTCCCGCCCGTCGTCGTGGACGCGATCCTCGCCATGTTCGTCATCGCCTTCCTGGCGAGCCTCGTCGGGATCCAGGCCGCGGTGTCCCGCCTCGTCTGGGCGAACGCCCGGGAGAACGAGCTGCCGGCGGCGGCCTGGCTGAAGCGGCTGCGGGGCGAGGGCGGGCTGCCGACCAACGCCATCCTGCTCACCGGCGCCGTCTCCGTCGTCGCGCTGCTCGTGCTGCAGAACCCCTACGCGAACACGCTGCTCGTCGCCTTCACGACGGTCGGCTTCTACGCCGCGTTCTCGTTCCCCGTGCTCGGTCTCGCCATCGCCCGGTTCCGCGGCACGTGGCAGCCGGGCGAGCGGCTCTTCATGGGGCGCTTCGGCACCGCGATGTCGTGGGTGGCGCTCTTCTGGCTCGCCCTCGAGATCACGAACGTGCTCTGGCCCCGGGAGTCGGCCGATCTCTGGTTGATCAACGCCGCCCCGCTCATCGCCTCCGCCGCCGTCGCCGTCGCGGGCGCGGTGGTGTACCGTCTGTCACCGGTCGGGCGCGGGCTCGTCGAGTCGTCGATCGCGCTCGACGCGCGCACCAGCGCCGCGCCGGTCATCGAGAAAGAAGGAAACTGA